The following proteins are encoded in a genomic region of Burkholderia diffusa:
- a CDS encoding aldo/keto reductase family oxidoreductase yields the protein MSAVVQSGTFPIAGRRVHRLGYGAMQLAGPGVFGPPKDRDAALAVLREAVEAGVDHIDTSDFYGPHVTNQLIREALHPYRDDLLIVTKIGARRGADGSWLPAFSADALSAAVHDNLRNLGLDVLDVVNLRIMFDVHGPAEGSIEAPLSALAELQRQGLVRHIGLSNVTAAQIAEGRRICDIVCVQNHYNLAHRDDDDLVDALARDGIAYVPYFPLGGFNPLQSSTLDAVATRLGATPMQTALAWLLHRAPNILLIPGTSSVAHLRENLAAGALALPDDAVRELDGIAVARG from the coding sequence ATGTCCGCCGTCGTTCAATCCGGCACGTTCCCGATCGCGGGCCGACGCGTTCATCGCCTCGGCTATGGCGCGATGCAACTGGCCGGCCCCGGCGTGTTCGGTCCGCCGAAGGATCGCGACGCGGCGCTCGCCGTGCTGCGCGAAGCCGTCGAAGCGGGCGTCGACCACATCGATACCAGCGATTTTTACGGCCCGCATGTGACGAACCAGTTGATCCGCGAAGCGTTGCATCCGTATCGCGACGATCTGCTGATCGTGACCAAGATCGGCGCGCGGCGCGGCGCGGACGGTTCATGGCTGCCGGCTTTCTCCGCCGACGCGCTGTCCGCCGCCGTGCACGACAATCTGCGCAATCTGGGCCTCGACGTGCTCGACGTTGTCAATCTGCGGATCATGTTCGACGTGCACGGGCCGGCCGAGGGCTCGATCGAGGCGCCGTTGTCCGCACTGGCCGAGTTGCAGCGCCAGGGCCTCGTGCGGCACATCGGGCTCAGCAACGTGACGGCCGCCCAGATCGCCGAGGGCCGGCGGATCTGCGACATCGTCTGCGTGCAGAATCATTACAACCTCGCGCACCGCGATGACGACGATCTGGTCGATGCGCTGGCGCGCGACGGCATCGCGTACGTACCGTACTTTCCGCTCGGCGGGTTCAATCCGTTGCAGTCGTCGACGCTCGATGCGGTCGCCACGCGGCTCGGTGCAACGCCGATGCAGACCGCGCTCGCATGGCTGCTGCACCGCGCACCGAACATCCTGCTGATTCCGGGAACGTCGTCGGTGGCGCATCTGCGCGAGAACCTCGCCGCTGGCGCGCTGGCGTTGCCGGACGATGCGGTGCGGGAACTCGATGGCATCGCGGTGGCGCGTGGGTGA
- a CDS encoding LysR family transcriptional regulator, producing the protein MQVDLGDLNAFVAVARAKGFREGARTMGASASGLSEAVRRLEAQLGVRLLHRTTRSVSPTEAGERLLARLTPALSEVEAALDVVNTFREKPVGTLKLNVPMSAARLVLPSIVPRFLDAYPEIRLEVVADENFVDILAAGCDAGIRYDERLEQDMIAVPIGPRSQRFATAAAPAYLDRRGRPAHPRDLLDHACLRGRFASGAMPAWEYERNGEVVRVEPSGPLVVQIGGAIDLVVDAACAGLGIVHLYEDWLRPQLESGALEPVLDGWWRPFSGPYLYYPGRRFVPAPLRAFVDFIKAAAQ; encoded by the coding sequence ATGCAAGTCGATCTCGGCGATCTGAACGCGTTCGTGGCGGTAGCGCGCGCGAAGGGCTTCCGCGAAGGCGCACGCACGATGGGCGCGAGCGCATCCGGCCTGAGCGAGGCGGTGCGGCGGCTGGAAGCGCAACTCGGCGTGCGGCTGCTGCACCGCACGACGCGCAGCGTGTCGCCGACCGAGGCCGGCGAGCGCCTGCTCGCGCGGCTCACGCCGGCGCTGAGCGAGGTGGAGGCGGCGCTCGACGTGGTGAACACGTTCCGCGAGAAGCCGGTCGGCACGCTGAAGCTCAATGTTCCGATGAGCGCGGCGCGGCTCGTGCTGCCGTCGATCGTCCCGCGCTTTCTCGACGCGTATCCGGAGATCCGGCTGGAGGTCGTGGCCGACGAGAACTTCGTCGATATCCTCGCGGCCGGTTGCGACGCGGGCATCCGCTACGACGAACGCCTCGAACAGGACATGATCGCCGTACCAATCGGCCCGCGTTCCCAACGCTTCGCGACCGCCGCGGCGCCCGCCTATCTCGACCGGCGCGGGCGGCCCGCCCATCCGCGCGACCTGCTCGATCACGCCTGCCTGCGCGGCCGCTTCGCAAGCGGCGCGATGCCGGCGTGGGAGTACGAGCGCAACGGCGAAGTGGTGCGCGTGGAGCCGTCGGGGCCGCTCGTCGTGCAGATCGGCGGCGCGATCGATCTCGTCGTGGATGCCGCCTGCGCGGGGCTCGGCATCGTCCATCTGTACGAAGACTGGCTTCGCCCGCAACTCGAGAGCGGCGCGCTCGAGCCCGTGCTCGACGGCTGGTGGCGGCCGTTCTCGGGCCCGTATCTCTACTATCCGGGGC